Proteins from a single region of Desulforegula conservatrix Mb1Pa:
- a CDS encoding DUF7706 family protein, translating to MIITLDMTEQEAEIFSEFLKRMGLSDYQAKAQTTDEAYLMQDAGEKIRKALAEYGFSPR from the coding sequence ATGATAATAACCCTGGATATGACAGAACAAGAGGCAGAGATCTTTTCTGAATTTCTGAAAAGAATGGGCCTGAGTGATTATCAGGCCAAGGCCCAGACAACGGACGAGGCCTATTTGATGCAGGATGCCGGAGAAAAAATAAGGAAAGCCCTGGCCGAATATGGCTTTTCTCCAAGATAA